aataCGACAGAGGCGAAGGAAAAAGGGGACGCGCTTGGAAAAAAACTTTAagctaaattaaaattaagttttatatCTAGTGGGTAAAAAATCGAGGGGCTTTGTAATTTACAAAATAGTTTCTTCTTCCAGGGATTATTTATATCATTCGCTTacttcactaaaaactgggcAAACACATGTTCTGGCTTATATACTCTTTCACTTTTTCTTGAAATCTACTCGTTTATATTCCTCCTGTGTAATACTGCTACAAAAAAAGTGAGTGTGACATAAAGGATTAAGGGGGGGCTTCCTTGTTTTCTGTTCCGGGTGGGTTAGCTGCATCTTTAACTAAGCTATAGTCTAGGCTCTTAAAGTGCTAATAACAAAGGCTAAGCGTAGACAAAATACATAACACATACAAAGAGGGGGGGGTGGAGCGGGGCGGGACAAGCTATTATAGAGAGGGGGTGTGTGGGGCATGCCCCATTACAGACACGTGTAGATGACCTTCTTCGTTCGACACAGCTTGCACTTGACCTCGCAGCACCAGTGGAAGGTGCAGGCGCaccgctccaccaccaccacctcgtCCCTTCGGTAGCCACGCCCACAGCACATCAGCCCGCAGCCGTCGACGCCCAGCGAGGTCTCGTTGCACTGCCGCCCGTGTGTGCCCAGGATTCCGTGCCGCAGGTTCTTCTCGCAGAAGCTAGGCGAGGGTTCCAGGTAGACCAGATCCTTGGAGCCTGGTGGCTTGTGTTCCGGATTGTGGGGGTTCAGTTGGAAGGAGTATCTGAAGGAgagacaaaaatataaacaaaagttagtatattgtataaTCTTGTAAAGGATTCTTTCGAATTCTAAAATGAATCGAACATTTAGAAGAAAAATGGATGAAGATCCTTACCTATTGTGCTTGCGACCCCTACGATGTCCATTTCGGTTGGGCTGACCAGCTTGTGGCAAGCTGTTGGACTTGCTAGGATGACTGTTTTCCAGCAGCAGACTATCCGGCATATGATCGTTCAGCATGCGTTCCTCTTCCTCGCCGTAAACCACGGACTGGGGCATCAGGGCATTCGGTCCTGCCGCATTGGAACCCACAGCATTGGGACTGATGACGGGTATGGAGTTCTGACTACGATGATTGTTGACCTGGACGCGGGTGGCACCATCGAAGCGAGCCTTCAGATTATCGCCGATGACACGGAAGTTGGCCAATCGCATCCAGCAGGTCTTCACTGTACAAGAACCGGACATGCCGTGGCATTTGCACTCCTGTCGCATCTCCGCCTGAACGTGCTGTagatgaaatgaaaaaataaaaaatcatgaGAGATCGTTCATTAGTATGACTTTATTAGGCTCCTTGCGATTCGACTCGCAATATGTTTTTCACTTAATtattttgctgtttttttctGTCTGACTGgctgcctggctggctggctggctggctaacTGACTGGCTGGGAGATTGGCGGCCCGCCTGCCACGTTGTTGCagttattaaaaatcaataaatgttGTTGCAACTTGCTGAGCTGTGCTGCGTTGTTGCATGttgtaattgttgttgctgctgatgctgcgcAGACCAAAAGTAAGAAATCAACGCAGTTGGGGGCCAAAGCAGCAGCCCCACGATCATCATCGTGCCGATCGCAATGATTATGGAGCTGCGGCCCATAACaagtaataaaataataacacaGATGGTGGGCCCTGCACTCTAAAATGGGTCCCAAGTGGTGCAAGGAGGAGGCCAGAGGACTAGACCCGGATCCGGTGGAATCGGCATCGAACGGCTCTAGTCGCAAAAGCTGCATCTTAAATGCTGAATGTTGGATGTTGGCGCAGTGAGCTACTTTCTACGCCCCACTAAAACGGACAGCAGGAGAGGAGTTGCACAGTGGTTTAGATATAGGTTGAAATGATATCTAAGAAGTTATATATTCCACAATATAATGTCCTGTTTGGACAATCATTTAGCAAGATTCTTAGAACCCCAACTTTcctattaaatttatataatattctGGATTTATCCACCACTGTGCCACTATACCCCTAAAAAACCAAAGTCCTACTATTTTTTTGCATGTGGAGGGGAACTGGAAGCTGTCAACGAGTTAATATACGAGCGACACAAGCGCAAACGAGTGCAGATATCCCCCACATATACTTGTTTCCCCTGGGAAAAGAGACAGAAAATGTGGTAGGGAAAGAGATGGGAAGAGAGCTTATTCCTTGGCAGTTAGGCCAATTGGCGTTCGGCTCCAATTAATTGCGGGGACGGAAATTGTTGTCGCTGGTTTTTATTAGCGCTCCAGTCGTAAATCGCCCCATGGCAGCCAGTCTTCGAGTATTAGGACTACTTATTACTAAAAACCTGAGAAAAcaatctcaaattttttttgtaaaaatataaaacttacCGCTCGTCCTGCTTCGTTGTTGTGCAGATTCATTTTCTCGCGAAGGTTGCGACCACGCTCGCCAGTGTCCACAAATTCCCGGGAGAActtgaatccgaatccgataTTGTCAGAGCAACCACCCCATTCCCAATCCCTAACTCCGGCCACGCTGCCAGCCTGATGGTTGGCCTGGGGAGATCGGGACTGGTGGCTGTAGTCGCAGGTGCAGGACTCGATGGTGCCTTCGCTGCAGGCCCTGGCAATGGAGTGAGTCACAGCCGCACTGGTGATGGCGTAGATGAAGCTAGTTTCACGGCAACCTGCaagaaataatataaattttaggattaatatacaaattttaattaatatttcaacTGAATTATTGTTTCTCCTTCAATGCCATCATTATTTTCTTAGCCTTCTGGGTGTTCCACTTGGCCAACACACAATCCCCCAAGACAAGATCTCAATCTCAGTCAAGTCAAGTCAAgtcctcctcgtcgtcgtgGGCAAGCGTTTctttatgaaaatttttgttatgaaTAATGACACTTGTCTTCCAAAGTCTGGTCAATTATGACACTTCAAGTTATCAATGCCACCGTGCCACAGTGGAAAAGAGAGATGAGCCCACCAAAACCTGACACAGATTAAACGCTCAACTATAAATTCCAACTTAACACTTTCGGTCCATCGCAGCACAATCCAGTCGAGTGGACAGTTTCCCCTCTTTTTTTCTCCATATACCccatataaattttttttgtattttttatttttagtaacTGCCTCCGTGCGGACCCTCGCTTCTGTTTCAGTTTTCTGGCCTGAGAGTCCGAGGAGACCATCACAGATAAAGAACaatgaaaattgaatttacaTGTTGCAGATAATTTTTCAAGTGGTTTCGCCTCAGTTCATAGCTCAAGatatgatatatatttatagggTTTGGTCTTGTATCTTCTCCGTTCAGGTAGCTGGAAATTCCTGGGTACAAAGTATGAGTAAGCGGATGGACTGTCAACTGGGTTTTTGAATTCTACAAATGAATTGTGTGTGGAGTGTCAAGCACTTCAAAACTTAAGATTTATATTTAAGaaccatttttaaaattaaatgttttctgttctTTTGAGGCATTCTAAAAATTACCATTCGCCTTGGAAAAAATCCAAGGTGTTGATTGATGTACCTATGATTGACTAGTTTACACTTGACGATTGACGTATACCCATGCTAGGCTATATCACCCAAACAACTTCCGCTTGGTTTTCGCCGCTTTTGATTTCGATTTCCTGGAATTCGACCACGAACGAAACCGAAAAGAAATGATTTGTTTCTCCCACcatgctctttttttttattttcaattcccggttaatgtttgtttgtttgttgttggtggttTCGTTTTTCCTTAAATAATTTCACGTTTGTAACAAAATTTAAGGCGCACACAGGTAAATTGTGTGTAAATATGTGCAAGATGTTTGGGCCGCGATAAGAAAGCGGCGCATGCGCAAACGTTTTGGCTTCAGTATCCAGGGGCTCGCAGGGGCGTGGGTGGTAGGGGATTTTCCCCTGGAACTCCGTAGCGTACAGTACAGAGGCGTGACACAGTCATTGGTGACTTTGTTTTCTGGTGATTAGCTTAGCAAGAATTCGCGTTACCTTTTGGAAGCGAAAAACAACGAGAAAGGtaatttcgtttttgttttttattttttatttggtgtTTGCATTTCGTACTCTCCTTTCGTGGTTTCTTGTGTAAATAGCGAACAAAagataataaattgaaaaagatCGGGGGTTGGAGTACCTACGTACCAGTACCCTGGGCAATTAACCAAAGAAATGCCAAATGAGCGGGGTGTGGCCAAAATGgagcaaccaaaaaaaaaaagtaaaatttccGTATGTGTAATACGatatggttttatttttttttttatttcttgtaTAATTGCCAAAACGGATTTCCGCTGGTAGTGGGCGTGTCGCAAACTGATTGAAATTGAGAGCACCCAGAGTAGCCCAAAAAGGAGGAGAATCAGGAGCAGGATTTAGCCTGCTGATCTCCGAGCTGAGcaactgccaaaaaaaaagtatgaaaAGTATGAGGGACTAGAGCTCATCGCTGGGATAAGCTGCTTAGTGACAGCAGTTCCAGGAATAGTTAAGAGACCTCTTGATATAAAACCCACAGGAATACAGCAAGGACACCCGGGGTGGCTTCGTCACGAACCGATGATTGCCAAAAACGGAAATCTCTACCCCCGACGAGAAATCACTAATAGAGACAGCCTGTTAAAGCGTGTGGCGTGGCAAATTGACAAGGTGTCACCAATTAGAAAACAAGTTAGAGAAGCCTAAGCCCAACCCGAAAAAGTGGACACAAAGAGTCCCCTCGGCGACAGGCTGTATGAATTATGTCCTGGAATCTGGTGTGCCCCGCTGGTAGGGTTTATTTCTTTCttgaatttttagttttagagCCACTGGTTCCGTTCGGTTAGCATTCGAACCCCAAGTGTTAATGGTGCTCTCTGTAGGTGTTAATTAGGGCCAAGGGCacagaaaaaaacattaaaaatttgattgtgGAAAGCGATGAAAGTGCTGCGATAAAAAGCTGTCACCAGGGCAataatttcccttttttcctCTCTCTCTCAGTCTTGTATTTAAGTAATCCATAAAATGTCAAGAGTTGCCGAAAAAAAGAGGGGCTCATAAAAAGGATGTTAGTGAAGAGTCAAAATAACTTGATAAGGTCAAGAGCCTGGCTATAAAAGTCAGCTGCTGACAGTCGCAAGGGATCGAAGCCACGCGACGCTGGCCACGCCCTAAAatgcatatccatatccattcTGTATATATCTGTGAGCCATCACACCAGGtagttttagttttcaattttcagtTTGCAGTATACAGGATCTTCAGGAAGCAGGACAAAACGGTAGCTAATAAAACGGCAGGCGACTGCAATTCTAGCTAAAAACGCGGCAGGACAAGATCTGGGCATGCGCGACTTTTGTTTACATTGATATAAGAACAACTGGGAGTTGTTCTCCTGGGATTTTGCTGTTTGGCGCAGCAGGCGAACAAAACTCCCCGAAGACGACAAGCACGTTTGATTGATTTGAATGGCTGACTGACTAgctgactgactgagtgaGTGACAACAGTCTGTGTCGTCTGTCTGGTTGTCCTTTAGAGCCCAGTGGTTTGGTAGTTCAGTGGTGCTGCCAACTTGTCCTCATTAGCATAAACGCGCTGAAATCCAAGTGGAGCAAGTGCAGCCAGCACACAATGCGCACTCTTTGTTCCTTGTCCGAGGGAAAGTGGCCTCTTCAAAAGGGTAGTCAAcccatatatgcatatatgtataaaatatacatattaccAAGTGCTCAGATCGTATTACAATAACAAACAAGCGCCACCAAGTAAGAGGTCCAGGGGAGTGACATTTCATAACATAAATAAAGTGGAAACCGAAGGAAAAAAAACTGGATTTTCAGTTGGTTATGCAAGCAATTTGTGTTTAGTTGCCTTGTTTTCTAGTTGCAACTGCACATATTGTTAAAACGAAGGCGTTGACAGCAATAGTTGTTGCATAGATCATATTTCTCAGGGATCGTTAGGATCCTGAAGAAGCTAATTGAGATTTGAAGGAGATTGCTGACAAAAATTATACCCGCATGTGATGAGATTTGAATTTGTATCCGAAAGATTGCAATCTTGTAATTTAATCCGCACccttttttctaattttctttACAACTTACCTCGATCTACGATCTTTCCGAATAGATTCTTGCCCCTCGAAATGGTTTTCGTCGAGCAATTCCAGCGGCGATTCCGGAACTGGTGCTGACATTCGCTTATGGCCAGATTGGCGCCTTTGACAAGAGCTCCCAAAACGCCAGGATTGTCTCGGACCAAACGTCGCTGTTTTCTTCTCAGTGTCGAGTGAATGGCCGGATCCATATACATAATGGGTGTAATGTTGTTTGGTTCGCCGACCTTGGCAATGCCCCTGAAAGAAAATGGACCAGAAAACCCAAGAGTTAATAGAGCAATCGAGAGaagaacgaaaaaaaatggGTTGTCAAAACTATTTAATGCTTGGCTTGGTTTTTGCGCCTAATTATGAGAATGGGAATGTGGGGATCGAGGGTTTTCCAACAGCTGAAACATATATATTGCCATGACATCTTTGTCTTTGGTTATGGGTTGGTTTTTTGTCATATTTTCCAGGGTTTTGTGTGTCTTTCCACTTGACTTGAGAGACGGTGTTGCTTTTCTTTTCGATGTGtgtattattttttcggtttttcatTTTGCGGCTTTTCTGTCCGTGCGGCCTGGGCGGTGCACGTCAATTGCCGGCGTTACTCAAGCATAAACCACACACACGGGTATTATCCATAGATACACATATACTATTCAGATAGACAAATATTTGCCGGCACTTGTCGGCAAACGCTTTGCTCCTCTCTGACCTgtcataatttattttcttgtttcgATTGTTGATCTTTATAGTATTTTTCAGCATGTTCCTCGCTTCATTAGTAGCTTCATATACATAtctatattttcatatatatatatatttatttatacttgTACGCAcaacaaacaataaataaacataaccaAATGTTTATTGACAGGCCTCTGGGAATGCAAATTAATTGCCAATTCAATTGAATGTTGATTACGGTGGGAATAAAACGGGCATTCCATTTAAAACAATTGCGCAATGCgatgaaaattaataaaaatgttcataaataaaacaaaaaacttgaTCGAAAGTGTAACATCTGCCACGGGTCGGGGGATTGTGCCAATCGATTTCAATTCCCAGGCGGATTAAAACGATTCCCCAACCGAGATTTATGCGACGGCAATCCGAAGTCACATttacttgtgtgtgtgtttttctgactgtttttttatgtatttgtgttgattttttattgttgagACGGAAATTTATGCCGTTATAAAAAGTTATTAAGGCTTAGCTGAAGTTTTGCACATGATAAAAGTCAAACAAACAACTCATCACAGCTGGGGAATCTATGGAAGCTTTTTGTGGGTTATGACAAATAAAAGttggttaaaaataaaatatttgtctaaaaatttatttttaagttattcaggcctcttaatatttttgttgttgttaaaaaatctagaatttaatttttacaaattttttccattttatttcaagattttttcttgaagaaaaacaaaagacttagacAACGAACTTGATTTCCCTACGGCTGCAGTTCAGCCctttttaatgcattttttgtgaaaaagttaaaaaaaactatgttGCTTTCATTCAAAAATCTTTCGTATTACTattcttctaaaaaaaatctccATTCATATCTTAAACTgtgtcacacacacacacatacacactcgCAGACTTCGTCCCAAGTAAAAGTTGGATGCGCGCttagaatttttaattgctttcaTCAGAGGAAGAGGCAGAAAGATAAAAAAACAACATCTTTCAAGAAGTTGaagctttattttatattGTGCATTTTGTGGCTTCCGCATTTAGTGCGTGACCGCTCAAGACCTATAGggtctatttttttctttttggaggCATGTTTGTTGCGGTGGGAAATGTTTCTCAAAAACTTTTTTGGGCGcgtgccttgttgttgttctcCAACATCTGGCACCtatactattttattttttttcggctgCTGTTTGCTTAAGTTATTTGGAAGCAACCGCTAATTGGTCACTGCAATTGAGCatttaatggaaaatatttgacGGACTTACCACCACATGGAGCCCCGGCCCCTGCCGGATTTCTGTTTGCCCTCGACGGGAACGATGCTGCTATCGCTGCTGAACAGGGCCATCAGGCAGATCACAAAGATATAGCTGATATCCATTATTGTTAAATTCGTGTTTGAACGGCACACACTCACTAACACTTGCTAATATATTATTtgatatatatttgattttgcgttgagttgttgttatttgtttGCGAATGGTTAgggttatatttattttatcgaGCAATTTCGCGTTCAATTAGCGCACTATAAATGAGGCATAATCATCATTAGCATGCGTATGCCGATATTGCTGCTCATATTTGTGGAATTAATTGCGAAATCGAAGACCGGCGATGATGATCACACGGCAATCATGGGACACACAACAATCTTAGACTTGTGTTGTGCGAGTTTTCCCAAATAGTtgatgtgtgtgtttttgtatAGACTTAATCGAGAAGAACACTCTCTTGGCTTGCTCTAGTTATATAGTAGATCGGTGCTTGAGTTTGGTTTAACGCGACGATTCTTCTTGTTTAATTCGATTCGAGCGGAGGAGTAAAGATTGTTGCCCGGTTAAGCGCCAACACTTAACTGAAACACACGGTGCGTTCTTTCCAACGACTCTGCGTTTGTCAGCAGCGACCCGATTTCCGAGATGCCCGATCCGCTCCGATCGCCTCGTCAGTCTTCGGTTTTTTCGGTTGACACCCGATCGGCGATCGCTATATTCCATTCAGTTAGAGTGGGGCGGAGCAATGGCTCGAACGCCATGCTTATCCGTGCGCCAGAAGAGCTCGGCTATACCTGCCACCTATACTTCCTACACGATCGTGTCTTCTCTTCGTTGTATCACATCTCGCTCTATCCGGACTATATATATCTCGGTGCGACTGTGTGCGTCTTATATAGCTGGGATCGCCCAATAAGAAATGGCGGAAATGGAAAAACTCTGCTGCTCGGCATTTTCGGTATAATAATCGATTGTATTGCCAGATTATTTGCGCAATCTGATGAAATTTGGTAATAGCATCAACCTCAGCCGGGCAAATGcacttaattatatttatttgtggcAATTTTTTGGCTAACCTTTTTTCGCGAGGCATTTataagttaaatttttatggCTGCTTTGATATGCTTACCGTTTTTGTTATTTGCGGTTTCAAACTAATCATTTTGATGGATAATAGGGGGTTTTgtgttagaggtttggcttTTATACCTTTGGTAGAGTAATGGTAGAGTAACTTACATTTTtctgtttagtttttaatggaaatatttattactatttaaattttaattgtagTTTAAATGTAGTGAAATAGTTTTATTTGATAACTAATAGTTATATAGttaaaactaataataaaTGTTAGTGCATGTTTTTCAATTCGTTTTTATCATCAGTATCTCATCATCATCTCATCATCAGTATCATTAGTAATACATATATCAGTATCTCTAGTAGAAAAGTAGTTTctagaatttaaaattctCCTACTAACAATAAGTAACAATTACTAATTAAATAGTTTCtcttatttagaaaaaataccACAAGAAATTCCTTAGTTTGTTGCCTGTGTGTACATGCCCTCTTGGCCAGAACAAGTTTTATGCCTCTTTTCGGAGTAGATTTTTCGGAGTCGTCTGCAGCCTTATGTACTTGGCTCGAATGCAGCCAACTCTCTCACACTTGGGCCATTACATTCAGAGCTGACTTTATGTCTTACCTTTTCCTTAACCATAACCCGGCTGCTTCCACTAATTGGACAGTGGCGGCGTCATATGTGTGTTGTTAAATAAAGGCAGGTATCCCCCTCTACTTTTCCCCATTTCCCCTTCTGGCAACTCCTTCTCTTTTATGTTTCGGCCATTTTAAACGAAATATAAATGGATTTTTTCTATTAATGTTCTATTTTGAAGCACaggaaatataaaattattgaaaataaataaaaacaggaAGAACAAAATGGCCAATGGAACTCGAACCGTTAGTCGCTTTAGGCCAAAAATCCCTTGGCAAATATTAGCACAGTCTGGGCGCTGGAAAAAAGAGTTAGTAACCAAAGGAAAAGGGTAAAGAAGGAGTTGCAGGAAATTGTGCATTTATTTGCTTAGGCCACGGGGCCGGGGTCGGGGCCGGGGCCGGAAAAATTAGCGCgttcttattaattttattgctCGGGAAAAACCAAATGATGAGACACACACGCACTCCCAGACGTTCACATTCGTCGGGTGAGTAAGAACAGAAGGCTGGAATgtaaataaatcataaaatctGAACTTTTTCTCCGCGCTGCTGTAGGTACCGATCATCACTCTCCCGGTATAGTCTTTCCTCTTTTTGGAGGTTGTAAAACCAACCCGAATCGGTCAGATATAGTCTGATGGgtctatttattaaataatgcCAGATACAGACAGTAGTGGTAATTTCTTAATGGGTAGTAATCATTAAAGAGCCATTTGGTTTCAGTTAAATTATTATCAAACCTATTTTAAAGTCTTCTAAAAATAATCCCAATCTGTTAGGCATTTCCTTACTCTATTTGTATCGAGTTTGTACACTGGTTAGCCACCACAAAACAGTTCGTAACAAATTCGAGGCTAACCAAGTTCCGACCTTCAATCTGATATGGCTAATCcatcaaaatataatatctATGCGTAAAACAACGCCACAACAATTCTAAACAAACCAAACCCAAAACCCCCGAGAGACTCAACCTTGAAGAGGCGAAACCAAGCAGTGTTGTGTGCGTCCTTGGACTTTTATGCCCAAGGACAACTGTCTGGTCTACCAACAAGGAGCTGGTGTCTCAAGGATAATTTACCAAAATAGCAGCTTGTTAGGGAAACTGGTCGAGAAGTCAAACTTTTATTGGGTTATATATATGTGCATTCTTTGTCGTAGTTTGAAAATTATTGCACAAAAAGTGAATGCTGGAATTTTAAGGAGTTTCCCAAACAAGTCGAAAAGTCAAACTTTTTCCGGCCTAAACATTTTCAGTTTCTTACACCTTTCGGGACAGAGTGGGTGTTGTTTCCCTAAAAGTGTAAAATCTAGGCTCATAATTGCAAATAATCGCCTGGCGATGAAGCGCATCTAAAACGCAGGCGGAGCAGGAGGAGGTCCTGTACCTGGTCCTGCTAATCGCTCACAATCGGAATTTATATGGTCGGCAATCATTTGGCATCATTTGCAACTTTGCGTCTGCAAGTTGTAGGATTCCCTCCGCCCTTGTGCCCTCTGAGCCCTGTGGATCTATGAATTCGTTGGGTTGCTCAGTTGTCAACAGGCGGGTAGAGAGCATGGTCGAATTAGCAACGCTGTGTCCTGTCAGCAGAATTGGTaaaatcagcagcagcagcagcagctatcCGCCACTGGCCAGGGGTCATACATAGGTCAGCACCGATCGCTGCATGACTTTTCGGAGCCCGAGTTTCCCGGTTTTGTCCCTTGCAGGGTGTGAAAATTGcttccaaataaaaatttgcaaCACTGTGCTGCGTTTATGGGCCTCCTGTTTCACAAAACAACTAATGTGCCGTGCAAAAATGATACGCTTCGAGCGGGGTCCTGAGTTTGCCTCGGGGTTCTCTTGGGTTCCAAAATTCCCTCTTGTAAGTCCCGTGATCATCTCGGCGATCATCATGGACAGCTCGCGATCATCTTCTCCTGAAGATCTCCTGAGCGTGTCCTTTCTTTGTTGATTGAAAACAGTCCTGGGCACTTGCTGTGCCTTCTGCATGTTTTATTGCACTCGATTTTACGCTTAAATCCTGTCTGAACCGATCGGTCCAGATGATCGCTATTGCGTCCGATATTGATCGACACCTAATGGGCATGACATGAGACGATTACCCCAAGAGATGCTGCAAAGGTTGTAAATGTTTTCTTTGGTTCTTATGGTGGATTTATTGTGATAATTGGGGAGTGAACGGGTCGTGATCTCTTTATTGTTGGGTTTAGGAAAtacttttatttgttattttaggtttttgtATTTAGTATTTAATGTGTGATTTTGTAGAAAAGTATCAAGTAAGACCCTGGCAATCCCCATCAATGATTTATAAAAACTACAGATGAATCTCTCACTAGACTAATTCATGACCATCTAAGCCACAGGTAATTTAGACACCCAGCTGCATTCAGAAAATTGCCCAGCACTCTCGGCCATATAACAGCCACCAATGGCCAACAtcccagagccagagccataGCTATAGTCAGATCTTCATCTCAGAGTTTGCGTGCTTTCCACTCCCACTCTGGAGCCGAGATGCTACGATTCTGATGGCTTGGCCTGCCATTGATGACTCCACATaatttgctttgcttttttgttgtatttattCTACTTCCAAGAAGTGGATAGGCAGGAGGTGGGGCAAAATGTATATATGGGTGAGATTTGAAAATAAGCCATAATCAacgccatcatcatcatcgtggTAGTCGTCGGAGAGCATCCAACCATCGATGATGGTGGTCGGTCTCCGGACATCAGCCAATAAGGTTTGCTTTGGTTAGGTTTAAAATACCCCCTACCCCCGTGGGCCACCTTACCCGTGGCCTTACCATCCAGCACCAACAGCACCTCTCACCttctacaaaaacaacagtAACGCTCGAGgcgttaatatttttttctggccAAGTCCATTCCATTCCATAGCAATACCCTCTGTTGCGTGTCTTTCTCTTTCGCTGGGAGGTCCATTTTGTTGTTAACTTCA
This region of Drosophila bipectinata strain 14024-0381.07 chromosome 2L, DbipHiC1v2, whole genome shotgun sequence genomic DNA includes:
- the wg gene encoding protein wingless, whose protein sequence is MDISYIFVICLMALFSSDSSIVPVEGKQKSGRGRGSMWWGIAKVGEPNNITPIMYMDPAIHSTLRRKQRRLVRDNPGVLGALVKGANLAISECQHQFRNRRWNCSTKTISRGKNLFGKIVDRGCRETSFIYAITSAAVTHSIARACSEGTIESCTCDYSHQSRSPQANHQAGSVAGVRDWEWGGCSDNIGFGFKFSREFVDTGERGRNLREKMNLHNNEAGRAHVQAEMRQECKCHGMSGSCTVKTCWMRLANFRVIGDNLKARFDGATRVQVNNHRSQNSIPVISPNAVGSNAAGPNALMPQSVVYGEEEERMLNDHMPDSLLLENSHPSKSNSLPQAGQPNRNGHRRGRKHNRYSFQLNPHNPEHKPPGSKDLVYLEPSPSFCEKNLRHGILGTHGRQCNETSLGVDGCGLMCCGRGYRRDEVVVVERCACTFHWCCEVKCKLCRTKKVIYTCL